From the Helianthus annuus cultivar XRQ/B chromosome 17, HanXRQr2.0-SUNRISE, whole genome shotgun sequence genome, the window acattggaattgcgttggctattccttgggcaaccatattttcaatatcttgtttggtcatatattgatcttctagGTGTTGCtctgattgattaacttcatttactggttcgttatcattatttgccatctgatgataattTATTATAAGTAATTAGCAATTTATACAAATAATTCAAACAATTTAAAGCACATAaagccaaaattatcgatttctcgattccatttcatatcagtatagtatgcatcaatacacaccgatattttacaaggttttattcattatgttacaactgatttcactatttacttttactattatacaaagatagTTTTTCCACCCTCCTATTTGTCATTCTAGAAACGGAGTTCCCTTtcgtcatatttccaggcaatctgtcccctatttccctaattctattccctgcatccatcaactcttcaccgaaatggcgaagttcagccagattttcattgctcattggtggattaggtaggggttctgggtcgaactgtggaagaaacgagtaagggctattgacaatattttgaaattgccaatcgtttgtccaccattcttccatttctacaggttggtcatggactattggttcagtgatggttggtgcaaaattcatagggattgggttttcgataggataggtaaaaataccCGGACTGGCAGATTGCATAGtctcacatttttctagtaaaatatctatCTGCTCTTGAAAAGTAATTTTCTTGTTTTGATTAGAGCTCTCTCCGACTTCTACCTGAGTTGTTCTAGACCCTtgccctatttctatttctatttcttgagaatattgatcaaactgttcctccatttgcctagactcattattggcttcagtttcctgttctcgctgattagggttttcctggattataATCGCCTTTCCTTTCTCTAAAGGTTTACTAATTTTAGGAGGTTTTGTAACGGGCTttttcttacgtatacggcttccccatacataatttttctttttctttctttttggtttggtcactGGTGGAGTAGGAGATTTTataggttggtccacatcagcaacatatcccgtaaattcatgagaaacttctatattcactgggtacagattgaggttctgaaaagcttcagatatctcgttcatgctgtgtagcacatatgcaaaatgcacaaaatatccagttaaaactttggaacaaagtttaacagaTAACATGAAAAATTTTTATTGCACATTATTTGTACTAAATACAAGGAAACACATActcagttttatttatttacttactgaGAAATACTAGTACTATATTTAGAGtactttaaagatttgcattttctgctacagtagctagcatatataaatttgcccatttttcatctaacttatcttcccaaggtgatttattgattaaatcctgggtttcctttttaatcctcttttctcggatttgctccttacttttcttaataatcatactcctttttctaggagataATGGATTCTCATACTGTTCTttacgcacaaatattccttcctcaggaatcgtagggagctttgaaaatttagttttggatgaacttccctcttcgtaaattgatctatctaatttaagatagatatcttgcaacttttgtttacccatactgtaactaacaaataatcagttaaaagcacataacacataattacataatagtaatcaggaaaattaagtatcgtttaaatacttaattagcttaactcagtggctctgataccaccttgtttctgtcacggcccccgacccggtttgacccgtttccggagccgcgggacagaaaccccgtgatatttgtttaattgagtttagcagcagaaatttttttatattaggatcgttgtaaagctaaaacttttcccgattatttgtatttcacaattcgggataaaaccccgataatttacaatacataagtttagtgataaatccttatttcaaaacatctttctttattttataccgagccactattttaagcttaaaatgctcctcagcactttttcCTGATTTatagcagatcacctgaaacatatttgaaaaagatttttgtcagtgggaaatactgagtgaattattctagttactgaaaatgacacattttatgattattcacagtgttaagatcttttacgcatgtttctgatatcaaccaactacccacagtatttgtcactcgaccggatctgtgacagtggtcatatcaccattggctgccccaatgaatgacgtatgtcacatttaggctcgctcacctaatgtgaaggaaacaataataataatactgtgcacaataccccacatactggctgtaatttggtgattacatcaacttaatcactggtattataatctctgaaaaatgaatttggagtattgtaaaatagttaacactcataaacggtgagaaaagagtttataaaagaagaataactcacattgcagatttagtactgacagaatatgattttagccctgttaacctaatttcaacaataatgcacacaaaacagggttagtgatcaatacagcagttacgataacttacgagatcaaattctcacaatgaatgacaaagtgcaatacttcaactcatttatcaaaatgacaaacgacaaagtataatacttcaacttatttatcgaattatcgacaaacgacaaagtataatgcttcaactcatttatcgaatgaTCGACAAatgacaaagcataacccaatgtgggcggcacttagacattctttggatatattgatctcggaaaatgaatcgtaatagcgatcgagtaattaccctgttccgcggcagcgattcgatattagtgtgtgttttcAGACTATTTCTATCATAACTCGAAGTGAATTTGGAATTTAAACGTCAAATCAACGCAGAAGTTCCAGTCCCACAACCTACTATTTATAGTTAGAAAATCacccccctcgcgccacgcgaggggtcCTCCTgttcctgtcgcgtggcgcgacaggccCTAATCTACCCTAGGTTTGCTTCGTGTCTTAGTAGCTTGGCTGAGTTGGTTTCGTGTAATTTTAAGTTTTTGACAACAAACTGTTTAGATTTTACCGAGtagggttttaccccccctgagttttaggggccctgatcctgattccgattgttacgaaaattttagggtttatgcggaattacttgggtgtttcaattagggtttccttattgattaattatcattctaattattgattttaataaTAGTTGTTACACAGTACCTCACCATTACCCAACCCGACCTCACCTATGCGGTCAAACAGGTTTGTTTGTTCATGCATgactgatgcgtgtgtagcgttatatatttttaactatatttttagccctttttttacactttagtcaagttttaaatttataaaacacgatattctactaacactaaacacacatatgggcaagtgtacCCATCATGagtgtagtatagcgttggtaagataccgaggtcgtccaaggacacaagagcttttagtaccggtttatcctcaacgtctaatcaaatcgaaagtttagaaaaaggttttaacatgaaaataaaaactaaaaatgctgaaaataaaaataaaataaaacagatagacaagatgaatcacttggatccgactcgccttcagtgtaacctttgatgttttccgcactcttgcactttttaagagattatcttagttatagtagtaggcccctcttttgaaggtgatgttaccctcggctaagtggtttgagtcagcagggatacaatcccaagtagctgggttaatgtattaatagtagtttacatatgaggggatcaagctattcgcacccccaccatccaataccagtgggtgttgaaggaggtcctagtaagcttgacccaggtccttgcaggatctatacactaaacaaggcaagaaccttaccaaaccattcctttaacccccgaccaggtagccatatctctatatagaccgtagagatatgaatggtgtaaatccttttattttatatagacagtaaaataacgccaagacaccacggacaaatgataaggaaatttcactttcaacataagaaatAAGTTAttaagtcattaatacaaaaccaaataaaaagtgcgaaaagattaaaaaacaaaagtattacactaaatgcttgtcttcactaagtgatgtaagagacttaggcaaacatggcctttgattgtcaagaactcttactatcaatcttggatcccgagactactacacacactctatgatggatgatggtggtggatgtgggtgttgtgatggtggtggagtgtgggtgaagtgggagagaggtggtttgccaagggatgcctttgaagtgaaccaagcacccctatttatagtttgcacagaagcccggacacggccccgtgtccatccactttctctttcttcattaactgcagtttgtctgcattagttgaccacgcccccgtgtccgctggacatgaccccgtgtgcaggagcgtatctgtactatcaagatttgcttggattctgcaaatcttagcgttgaccacggccgtgtGGAGCTGGGAACGCCCCCGTGTcggggaatagaagcttctactcttttgtcctttctgcagacacttgggcatgcccccgtgtccgctgggcacggggcgtgttcagccttctgatgtcttgtttttgcttgggaagatgatgtcgaggggtcgggcatgcaacgtttattccttttcttgtatttatgttagattttgcttcttttgttcatttaagctcttttaaccctgaaaatacaaaaggaaaacaaaagcacactttttccaacattagtactaaaaagggtcagttttatgcctcatttgatgtaatttatatgttgcattttacgcaCATCAATGACCCACGTGAGCCACATTTCTCCTTTCTTAAACGCATACCTCGGTATGTCAAAGGTACCATTGACTTTGCTTTACACCTTTCCCCCTCCAAGTCCACGTCCCTTACCGCTTATTCGGACGCTGACTGGGGCGGGTGTCCCGACTCTCGTCGTTCCACTTCAGGGTATTGTGTTTACAAGGGAGGAAACCTGATTTCATGGAGTTCTAAACGCCAACCCATGATTTCTAGATCAAGTGCCGAAGCGGAATATCGTGGGGTGGCAAACGCAGTTGCTGAAACATCTTGGATTCGTAACCTGTTGCTTGAACTTGGCGTCTCATCATCGCAAGCTACCATCGTCTACTGCGACAATGTCTCCGATGTTTATTTAACTCAGAATCTCATTCAGCACCAGCGAACCAAGCATGTGGAAATGGATATTCATTTCGTTTGAGATAAAGTTCGCGTGGACGAAGTCCATGTCCTTCATGTTCCTGCAGATTATCAGTACGCGGAAATTTTTACCAAGGGTTTACCCAAATATCCCTTTACCAGATTTCGCTCCAGTTTGTGCCTTCGTCCGGCTATGGCTCCAACTGCGGGGACCTGTTAGCAATATAAATTATTTATGTATAATATTTGTATTGCTGTATATATCTCCTATTAGTTAGGATTGATTATCGATTGTACCTTTGTTATATATTCTAGATAATTTTCTATAGAGAATCACGTTTGATCACAATCATCTGCTCGAGTCAAATCTTCCGTAACCCAACAGGACTACGACAATCCTAAGTGCTATCAACTCAATCTTAAACCAATGGAACAACAAGACATCCTCAAACCAACCTACTTAGACATGATTTCAATCAATTATTTTACACAAAAAAATCCTAAACACGTACATAAGAGACCATATGTAACAGGACTATGGGAGGTCAACGATGCCCATGTAACACACATGGATGAGGAGGCCAAAGAGGCAAAGACCACGTATTGTGACTTAGTCACTTAGGTCCTTGGTTTGTGGGTAAACACTTTCAAAATCCTAAAATGGTAGCGTCACTCATTTACATCATTTTTTGCCTCTTAGTTTTCTTTATGAACTTAAGTTGTATTTATAAAACTTATACTCATTTATATACAATAAAATGCAATATATAAACTTACAAAAGCAAACTTATTAATAAACAAGAATATAATTaaagttatttttttaataaaattttgaaaaagcaCAAACCTAGTTATTGACTGTTGTACTTGCTTATTTGACACAAACCTAgttattagattttaataatcctaactttcaccatcaccaccaccttcaGCACCAGCACCAACACCATCACCCTTCACCACTAACAGccgtcgccgccaccaccaccaccaccaccaccatcaacaaccaccaccatTAGTCGTCGCCACCATCACCTACCACCACCATCAATAACCACCGCCatcacaaccaccaccatcaaccacagtggttgtggttgtggtggtggcagCTGATGGTGTGGTGGTCATGGtgaaagttaggattattaaaaccCAATAATAAGGTTTGTGCCACATCAGCCAATAACTAAGTTGTGCCACGTCaacaaaaaactaactgggttataacccagttaaaAAAGGATCATTGGGGGCCAAATTCATACAAGTTGGAAATGTCAGAGAGAAATTTTTAAGTTGAGATCAATACCAGCCAATAGGTaaaagttaggattattaaaatcctaTAACCCATAAGCTTTGTTTTTTTACATCAACACTCAAATTAAGAAAAAAGCCTAATTATTCTTTCACAAGTTTCTTGTTCAAAGAAAAAGGGTCTTCGATTAAAGTCTATatataaaataaagagtaaattacaagttttttcCTTTATGATTACATTAAATTACATACGCtgtatttttttgttaaaaatttaCAGGCGGTGTCTTTAGCcttccaaaatcttgcacgttttgtcctttaggccaaatcTGGTTAAAAATCTCAGTTAATTCTTGTCATGTGTaatgcacatgagggtacaaTGGTCTTCCTTTTCACTCTTCAATTTATCTCTATCAAAAATTCAGCCCTCGTATTCCTTTTcactcttcttcttcatcattcttttATCACAACATAGAAGATCTTAGAATCCCTATGTTGTGATaaaagaatgatgaagaagaagagtgAAAAGGAATACGAGGGCTGAATTTTTGATAGAGATAAATTGAAGAGTGAAAAGGAAGACCAttgtaccctcatgtgcattACACATGACAAGAATTAACTGAGATTTTTAACCAgatttggcctaaaggacaaaacgtgcaagattttggaaggctaaggacaccgcctgtaaacttttgacCAAAAGAACAACGCCtccaatttgatgtaaacataaataacaaaacttttaatttactcttttataaaattaattaatgTAAAGTGTTATGTATTAAAAcaagggtcaagttattctacaaagactCATAAGTGTAAGaaagatttatagagtgacaagtgtccaataacctaaaattaaactcactacatcaccacccaaaaacctaacccccctgatgaaacaatggttaacctggcagggttaacacactggtctcgtcaagaagggttaatcccttcctctcggagatcgctggctgggtcaccggtggatgatctcctgcacaaggaaacaaaccgtgactcgtaacaaggaggatggggtggggggtgctccttgttaccactctccggcgtgagaatcagtagtttgcttgggaagcaaagcaagattatagtagtagttagagttgtgaagagatgatacctcaaacctggtttggggtcggtatttatagccgaggagtgaaggaggagattgatggatgggctgacgacgagctgcaccgttgcaggtgtgtcagtctcgccggccgtgggggttacgccacgtcagcccattgctttaatagctctgacaggggactgtcgccggcgccacttgcctcgtggtgtcagccacttgcctggcgtgtcagtccacttgttggatatgcagggtgcggtgcgagccgcatcgctgcatgcggtaacgtctgaagttaccgcgtctcctacttgtgatcaagaaatacgcgagatgcggtgttggccgcatcatcgtatgtggagactatttgctcgcttcccttgtcgtgacgaaaatggccatatgatgcggtgccagccgcatcgatatgctcatctcctttcgtacttgggtcaagctattcatcttcgaaccgaatgggttcgaaggatgtgaccgcatgggtgcggtttgcctgctggtaggggtttgtttgatgcgggtaatggtcgttttgggaccataccccttcaagtccccccagtctagtgttgctcccttgtgcaagttgcacgtgggaggagtactggacttatgGTGTAGGAAGGTAGTGTGGCAGTCTGGGGAAAATTTTAGGCCAGATCAACCTGGTGATCTGGTAAAAAATCCGGCTatgcctcttccgtatcggtgaaggggtttcgcttgatgcgaaattctcagccgttgcatgtcgtcaggtgggttgccacctgttgttgtgttgaaggcctgttagggaccttcatagtaatgctgcacaaacttcgaaccaacctcttggatggtggttcgaaggtttgcacatgtttcgaacctcttggaggtggtttcttcttcgaaccatttgccagaatggtgcacgaagaagaaaagaaaaacttgtaaaccaacctttgcggtcaggtttgaaggttttggatgttgtgttagaactttgctcaagttctatgttcagcatcctatgatgagatgaccatcccttttttgttgggtgttcgtgttcatcttgatagctctcaagtaaccgtacgttctttgcggttacttcgttgcgtcattgttggccgtgtttggtcgaacaatgtggatctagactatgggtaaataaacatggtcataggcaaggggacgcccatcgttgtttattccatgcgagccattggtaggtaaacaaagtcataagcagacttgttaccgcggtccgttggcaggtaaacaaagtcataggcagacttgttaccgctgttcggacacttgctgcttgataagtgcttgtttagagcacgtatctgcgttctttctggagccacttaccttcacgctccaataccgagtttacaacgaggtagcctcgttcggtgatgtggagtgagttttgctcttccgtagcaaccactctgcggaagctatggttatgtctgtaGCTCTTTATGGGTGTCTGCGATGTTGCAGTCCCATATTCGCTCAGAGTGTGCTTGTTGTACGGATgtaactcttgaaggttcaggagccAGGGCTGCTGATGTGCGGGCGCGTAGTTTCCGTTCCTTCTCTcttctgaagaagttgttcatgcaccctctgtggttgtgaaccggacaggagggatttgaagcttgaagaaaaggaaggcaatgcgctttgcctgttcctgagatgcggttcagtccaaagaacaacactggttctgagcatctgacacatctgaatgggttcatgtgtgtcacttccgcatatttcgcgtgtgctcgtgagtgatgcggaaaaggtaatatatccctttatagcatagatagatatatttctacctattttttagggtatataaaaaaacgacatgcggtatgggttatggtgcggtaaaccagaaaaaccgcatgccgcttatgttttttggataatgttgtcgctttttcttgcctacgtggcttgatcgcacgtgtgagttggtagaagttggtgagacgtttctgcatgtgctgaaatgaaaggacatttgcactgcccgaggcattaaatgcactgtagcagggagtgtaaacgtcttctttgtcaggcgcgtgggcggccacgcgcgcgtgataaccgtcagctaaaacggcgctcgacacgtgttgttgcaagatacgctctttttgaacgtgatgatttgctttctccctccgcattaattgcgatgggtatataaggggataACCGTTTGTGGTTTCCTCTCACTTTgtcgaaaattcaaaaaatttgccgtttGAGAGAAAGTTGTCATCTGTTTTCTCCGACGattttttctgaaattccggtgaggtttctagtgtttctgttcaccatcttctgtctctttgatatttttgatggctgaaccatctagtccacacaatgtggagggtgaaaaccctgaacagccgataGTGGCTGAGGAAGAAGACGAGGATGATGATGTGAAtgttcccggtggtgggttaccggtgttgaagtggacAAAAGGTAGTTTTAAAACCCTGATGGCCACTGTTCAGATGGCCAAAGACTGGAATGCTACTTTCCCACAAgtgggggacaccggtgccgatgctccggccggttatataaccTTGTGGGCGGATTTTTTCACCCACGGtaaccttaggttgccggtgacggtgtttgtggCGGAGGTATTGGAGTATTATCACCTCCATATCTCCCAGCTTAGTCCTTTCGGAATGTTCCGAATTCGGAATTTTGAGTACACATTCCGTGCCCATGGCCTGCCCATTTCAGTGGAGAATTTCTGGCgtttctaccagttgacggtgaacaccggttttttctcgttCACTCAAAGGCATGGGAGtctgaagttgatgacaccccctaagggtgtgacaggctggaagaagaggttcttctacgtgaaagcctgtgcggtctatgctaACATGTCTTTCAGGAACGTCGATGTTGGAGTTTccgatgaagatattcctgttgcttcCGCAAAGACCGcggactggttctctaggctgcggcctattgaactcaagaagttggataatGACCAACTATGgatattgcggatgatgctctcTAGACCGGATAGGAAGGAAAGACCCGTGTTGCGGGAACAGGGTGGTGGTAAGTTCGTTACCCTTTGTTATTTTCCTTATTTTCTAAGCCTTTGTGATAACCTGCATGCatgtatcagcggatgcggttggcttgtggaggatgtttgagcctgatttcaagggccaggttgaactgatcgcggttgagctgaagaaaggTTTCAACCTTGAAATTCTGAAGAACTTCCGCGTACCATCAAAAGCGGTGCTGGAAGCCCCGGTTccgggagacgcaagaggtacgtcttacgtggcattagttttttcagtttatCTTTTTGACTGGTTCTGTTGATTGTGTGAATCCAGGTGTTcttgcggatttggggaagtttgagaaacGCGTCCCCAAAAAGACTGTGGAGAAGAAAACGGTAAAAAAGACCGTGCGGGGTCGTGGTAAGGGGAGTGTTGAAGGCTCAGCTGCCCCTTCTTCCGTTTTcgaagccgcaggtacctatcaatcttgttctcggggatataccgattacgtcgtagtatctgacacccttgagggtttgggtgttataggtagtggtgcggccGCGGGTGG encodes:
- the LOC110925417 gene encoding uncharacterized protein LOC110925417, whose protein sequence is MATVQMAKDWNATFPQVGDTGADAPAGYITLWADFFTHGNLRLPVTVFVAEVLEYYHLHISQLSPFGMFRIRNFEYTFRAHGLPISVENFWRFYQLTVNTGFFSFTQRHGSLKLMTPPKGVTGWKKRFFYVKACAVYANMSFRNVDVGVSDEDIPVASAKTADWFSRLRPIELKKLDNDQLWILRMMLSRPDRKERPVLREQGGADAVGLWRMFEPDFKGQVELIAVELKKGFNLEILKNFRVPSKAVLEAPVPGDARGTSYVALVFSVYLFDWFC